A section of the Candidatus Lokiarchaeota archaeon genome encodes:
- a CDS encoding ribbon-helix-helix protein, CopG family, whose translation METVTARLSDEMIKKLELIAEEEHIDRSEMIRRALDIGIQQFLLERALKAYRERRVSLWKAASMAGLPLRAMMAEADKASIPISYDEEDLERDLAFVKETERGQ comes from the coding sequence ATGGAAACGGTCACAGCAAGGCTTTCAGATGAGATGATCAAGAAGCTGGAACTCATCGCCGAGGAAGAACATATCGACAGGTCAGAGATGATCCGAAGGGCACTTGATATCGGGATACAGCAGTTTCTCTTGGAGCGGGCACTCAAAGCCTATAGAGAGAGGAGGGTCTCCCTCTGGAAGGCTGCATCAATGGCCGGGCTTCCTTTGAGAGCGATGATGGCCGAGGCGGATAAAGCATCAATCCCGATTTCGTATGATGAAGAGGACTTGGAGCGTGACCTTGCTTTTGTCAAAGAAACCGAACGTGG